The following proteins are co-located in the Nisaea sediminum genome:
- a CDS encoding tetratricopeptide repeat protein → MVAVSAILDAIDRKDAFVLLETPSDSISWDLTGQQLIRGQDIRSALRFFKRSAISGPPYSENGLYRLAMAFELNGDIESAAGHYVRVANSGSALSRDARRRAVGCFGQLSQWDRIVDLMSSESAAEWVNFHRDVAMLVGIAFGNCGRICRAISWLCIAPQISDRDSDPAKVVSNLLERGANPGSSEDVENLILETAHVLFAEDWLARKVFRWILRYGHQTALESVLASHELIVRSGGKSLGYAAAYHLELKHDQSAIRNAARRALIWHPDDRMGMRAILPNEHEFAQQNAEWLLRWAKVAAILPNVEDHTANDAAIALKFVDQEICLVYLERLADKFKASPRLLYNIASHFNEKSFAETAYPMVRRAILMEPAYAKALSAYSVSNSIMLDPEPGVVAAKRALVCDPSLQSGHTNLAMAYRGLGNLGKAIEAGLRQLEYHPRDAVARMGVAFNQLTIGAIEQGFHNYRSRWAQKNFPSQKRPFPQREWALQKLPPGKKTLIYMEQGMGDELMFSWFLRYADMIVPGQLVVECDPRLIPVFERSFPSIEFRGRDAPVDPRLLADDVLYKLPIGHLPSLFTAELRTLIRERWALAVEPRVAGHGWIVPDADGVAHWKSKVREIASGDRPAIGVAWRSGQITRTRKLQYLAPDELAASLPDNTVAINLQYVFEEEEIEQFESAASPRGITLTTFEGLDLKDDLSDVIDLIAALDAVVTPMTSTAFMGGVLGIPTWVFRTSEFKATWHQLGTPHIPWIPEIKLCFRDPRVGWEDVISRIHDDLLEARGWLLSRRA, encoded by the coding sequence CGCTCCGCTCTTCGCTTTTTCAAACGATCCGCGATTTCCGGGCCGCCCTACTCCGAGAACGGCCTCTATCGCCTCGCGATGGCTTTTGAGCTCAACGGAGACATCGAGTCAGCAGCCGGCCATTATGTAAGAGTGGCCAATAGCGGGTCCGCACTTTCGCGCGACGCACGGCGTCGAGCGGTTGGCTGCTTCGGCCAGCTTTCACAATGGGACAGGATCGTGGATCTGATGTCCAGTGAATCCGCCGCGGAGTGGGTGAACTTCCACAGAGACGTCGCGATGCTCGTCGGCATCGCCTTCGGAAATTGCGGGCGGATATGCCGGGCCATCAGTTGGTTATGCATCGCTCCTCAGATTTCTGACCGGGACAGCGATCCGGCTAAGGTCGTCAGCAACTTGCTCGAAAGAGGCGCGAATCCCGGGTCTTCCGAGGACGTCGAGAACTTAATCCTGGAAACGGCACATGTCCTGTTTGCAGAGGATTGGCTCGCACGGAAGGTATTTCGCTGGATTCTGCGTTACGGACATCAAACAGCGCTTGAAAGTGTCCTGGCGTCGCATGAACTGATCGTACGGAGCGGAGGCAAAAGCCTTGGCTATGCCGCCGCTTATCATCTGGAACTCAAGCATGACCAGAGCGCGATCAGAAACGCGGCCCGCCGGGCACTGATCTGGCATCCAGACGATCGGATGGGGATGCGGGCGATATTGCCGAACGAGCACGAATTTGCGCAACAGAACGCGGAGTGGCTCCTCCGATGGGCAAAGGTCGCGGCCATTCTCCCGAATGTTGAGGATCATACCGCCAACGATGCCGCCATTGCCCTCAAGTTCGTGGATCAGGAGATATGCCTAGTCTATCTCGAACGGCTGGCGGACAAGTTCAAAGCAAGTCCGCGGCTCCTCTACAACATCGCGAGCCATTTCAATGAGAAATCTTTCGCGGAGACGGCCTATCCGATGGTCCGACGGGCGATTCTCATGGAGCCTGCTTATGCTAAGGCACTGAGTGCCTATTCAGTGTCAAATTCGATAATGCTGGACCCCGAACCAGGAGTAGTAGCTGCCAAGCGCGCCTTAGTCTGCGATCCGTCTCTACAGTCCGGACACACAAATCTTGCGATGGCCTACCGTGGGCTGGGTAATTTGGGAAAGGCCATCGAAGCCGGTCTCAGACAGCTGGAATATCACCCGAGAGATGCCGTCGCCCGGATGGGAGTAGCGTTCAATCAGCTGACCATCGGTGCTATCGAGCAAGGGTTTCACAATTACCGTAGCCGTTGGGCGCAAAAAAACTTTCCCTCGCAGAAACGCCCGTTCCCACAGAGAGAATGGGCACTTCAAAAGCTTCCTCCCGGAAAAAAGACCCTTATTTATATGGAACAGGGGATGGGGGACGAGTTGATGTTCTCTTGGTTCCTGCGCTATGCTGACATGATTGTTCCCGGTCAGCTTGTTGTCGAATGCGATCCGCGCCTTATTCCGGTGTTCGAGCGCTCTTTCCCTTCGATCGAGTTCAGAGGCCGGGACGCTCCGGTGGATCCCCGTCTCCTCGCCGACGATGTTCTCTACAAACTCCCGATCGGGCATTTGCCAAGTCTCTTTACGGCTGAGCTGAGGACTTTGATCAGGGAGAGATGGGCTCTGGCAGTCGAACCCCGGGTGGCAGGCCACGGCTGGATCGTCCCGGACGCAGACGGAGTAGCACACTGGAAAAGCAAGGTACGTGAAATTGCCTCTGGGGATCGGCCAGCAATCGGAGTGGCGTGGCGAAGCGGGCAAATAACGCGGACACGGAAGTTGCAATATCTGGCGCCTGACGAACTTGCGGCGAGCCTCCCGGATAATACAGTGGCGATCAATCTACAGTACGTGTTTGAAGAAGAAGAGATTGAGCAGTTTGAAAGCGCCGCGTCTCCGCGCGGGATTACATTGACGACGTTCGAGGGGCTCGATCTGAAGGACGACTTAAGCGATGTGATCGACCTTATAGCAGCGTTAGACGCCGTGGTGACACCGATGACTTCCACGGCATTTATGGGAGGCGTTCTAGGGATACCGACATGGGTCTTCCGTACGTCGGAATTCAAGGCCACCTGGCATCAGCTCGGGACGCCGCACATACCGTGGATCCCCGAGATCAAGCTCTGCTTCAGGGATCCGCGCGTGGGTTGGGAAGACGTTATTAGCCGTATTCATGACGATCTGTTGGAGGCGCGGGGCTGGCTTCTTTCGCGACGGGCATGA